The following coding sequences lie in one Chionomys nivalis chromosome 8, mChiNiv1.1, whole genome shotgun sequence genomic window:
- the Smpd1 gene encoding sphingomyelin phosphodiesterase: MPHHGASSGQGHLRACWEQRLERSLPAPRVKLLWMGLGLVLMPALFDSVVLWAPARAYPLPNQEHPVKFSARVPPLQNAFGWRNLTCPACKVLFTALNYGLKQEPNVARVGSVAIKMCKMLNIAPLNVCQSAVHLFEGDMVEVWRRSVLSPSEACGLLLGPSCGHWDIFSTWNISLPSVPKPPPKPPSPPPPGAPVSRVLFLTDLHWDHDYLEGTDPKCADPLCCRRSSGWPPNSRAGAGYWGEYSKCDLPLRTLESLLKGLGPAGPFEMVYWTGDIPAHDVWQQSRQDQLRALTTITDLVRKFLGPVPVYPAVGNHESTPVNGFPPPFIKGNQSSQWLYEAMAKAWEPWLPADALHTLRIGGFYALTPRPGLRLISLNMNFCSRENFWLLINSTDPAGQLQWLVEELQAAENRGDKVHIIGHIPPGHCLKSWSWNYYKIVARYENTLAGQFFGHTHVDEFEIFYDEETLSRPLAVAFLGPSATTYINLNPGYRVYQIDGNYPGSSHVVLDHETYILNLTEANAPAASPHWKRLYRARETYGLPDALPASWHNLVYRMRDNEQLFQTFWFLYHKGHPPSEPCGTPCRLATLCAQLSARADSPALCRHLMPNGSLPEAHSSWSRTLLC; this comes from the exons ATGCCCCACCACGGAGCGTCATCCGGCCAGGGCCATCTCAGAGCCTGCTGggagcagaggctggagaggtccTTACCGGCACCCAGGGTGAAACTCCTTTGGATGGGGCTGGGCCTGGTGCTGATGCCGGCTCTGTTTGACTCCGTGGTTCTCTGGGCTCCTGCCAGAGCTTATCCTCTTCCTAACCAAGAACATCCCGTCAAATTCAGTGCCAGAGTGCCTCCGCTCCAGAATGCCTTCGGGTGGCGGAACCTCACCTGCCCGGCCTGCAAAGTCTTATTCACTGCTCTAAACTATGGGCTGAAG CAGGAGCCTAATGTGGCCCGGGTAGGCTCTGTGGCCATCAAGATGTGCAAGATGCTGAACATAGCACCACTGAACGTGTGCCAGTCGGCTGTCCATCTCTTTGAGGGCGATATGGTGGAGGTGTGGAGACGTTCGGTTCTGAGCCCATCTGAAGCTTGTGGCTTGCTTCTGGGTCCCTCCTGTGGGCACTGGGACATCTTTTCAACGTGGAACATCTCTTTGCCATCAGTGCCGAAGCCACCCCCCAAACCACCGAGCCCACCGCCCCCAGGTGCCCCCGTCAGCCGTGTCCTCTTCCTCACTGACCTACACTGGGATCATGACTACCTGGAGGGCACAGATCCTAAGTGTGCGGATCCACTCTGTTGCCGCCGGAGCTCTGGGTGGCCGCCCAACTCCAGGGCAGGGGCTGGGTACTGGGGCGAGTACAGCAAGTGTGACCTGCCTCTGCGAACACTGGAGAGCCTGTTGAAAGGGCTGGGCCCTGCCGGCCCTTTTGAGATGGTGTACTGGACAGGAGACATCCCTGCCCATGATGTCTGGCAACAGTCTCGCCAGGATCAGCTGAGGGCCCTGACCACCATCACAGACCTCGTGAGGAAGTTCTTGGGGCCTGTGCCAGTGTATCCTGCTGTGGGCAACCACGAGAGCACTCCTGTCAATggcttccctccccccttcataAAGGGGAACCAGTCTTCACAATGGCTCTATGAAGCAATGGCCAAGGCCTGGGAGCCCTGGTTACCAGCTGACGCCCTTCACACCCTCAG AATTGGGGGCTTCTATGCCCTTACCCCACGCCCTGGCCTCCGCCTCATCTCTCTCAATATGAATTTTTGTTCCCGTGAGAACTTTTGGCTCTTGATCAACTCCACAGATCCTGCTGGACAACTCCAGTGGCTGGTGGAAGAGCTTCAGGCCGCTGAGAATCGAGGAGACAAA GTGCATATAATTGGTCACATTCCTCCAGGGCATTGCCTCAAgagctggagctggaattactACAAAATTGTAGCCAG GTATGAAAACACTCTGGCTGGTCAGTTTTTTGGCCACACTCATGTGGATGAATTTGAGATCTTCTATGATGAGGAGACTCTGAGCCGGCCGCTAGCTGTAGCCTTCCTGGGGCCCAGTGCTACAACCTATATCAACCTTAATCCTG GTTACCGAGTCTACCAAATAGATGGAAACTACCCCGGAAGCTCTCATGTGGTCCTGGACCATGAGACCTACATCCTGAACCTGACTGAGGCCAATGCACCAGCAGCCTCACCACACTGGAAGCGCCTCTACAGGGCTCGAGAAACCTACGGACTTCCAgatgctctgcctgcctcttggcACAACCTGGTCTACCGCATGCGGGACAATGAGCAACTTTTCCAGACCTTCTGGTTTCTCTACCATAAGGGCCATCCGCCTTCAGAGCCCTGCGGCACACCCTGCCGCCTGGCCACGCTGTGTGCCCAGCTCTCAGCCCGTGCAGACAGCCCTGCTCTTTGCCGCCACTTGATGCCCAATGGGAGCCTCCCAGAGGCCCATAGCTCGTGGTCACGGACCCTGTTGTGCTAG